Proteins encoded by one window of Bradyrhizobium sp. B097:
- the tnpB gene encoding IS66 family insertion sequence element accessory protein TnpB (TnpB, as the term is used for proteins encoded by IS66 family insertion elements, is considered an accessory protein, since TnpC, encoded by a neighboring gene, is a DDE family transposase.) gives MIPVPTGARVWLATGYTDMRRGFPSLALQVQEVLHKDPLSGHLFVFRGRRSDLVKLIWHDGQGACLFTKRLERGRFIWPSVGGETVTISPAQLSYLLSGIDWRTPQETQRPTRVG, from the coding sequence ATGATCCCGGTTCCGACGGGCGCGCGAGTGTGGCTCGCGACAGGCTACACAGACATGCGCCGAGGCTTTCCGTCGTTGGCGCTCCAAGTGCAGGAGGTGCTGCACAAAGACCCGCTCAGCGGTCATTTGTTTGTCTTCCGCGGTCGCCGCAGCGATCTTGTGAAGCTGATCTGGCACGACGGCCAAGGAGCATGCCTTTTTACCAAAAGACTCGAGCGAGGAAGGTTCATCTGGCCATCGGTTGGCGGTGAAACGGTAACGATCTCGCCGGCGCAGTTGAGTTATCTGTTGTCCGGAATCGATTGGCGCACCCCGCAAGAAACCCAGCGTCCGACGCGGGTCGGATAA
- a CDS encoding transposase: MMISRAEVITTVERRRRWSQDEKERLVAASLEPGANVSEVARVAGLHVSQLFRWRKELCRHGEASIAPFVPVEIGPSALPREVAEAPLTPTARRRKSQGIIEIDLGSGHRIRVDGDVDGDALRRVLDALVRR, translated from the coding sequence ATGATGATTTCGAGGGCGGAGGTGATCACAACGGTCGAGCGGCGGCGCCGGTGGTCGCAGGATGAGAAGGAACGGCTCGTCGCAGCGTCGCTCGAGCCCGGCGCCAATGTTTCCGAGGTGGCTCGCGTGGCCGGGCTTCATGTGAGCCAGCTGTTCAGGTGGCGTAAGGAGCTTTGCAGGCACGGCGAAGCGAGCATAGCGCCGTTTGTTCCGGTCGAGATTGGGCCGTCTGCGCTACCGCGGGAGGTGGCCGAAGCGCCGTTGACGCCAACGGCGCGTCGACGCAAGAGCCAGGGCATCATCGAGATTGATCTTGGTAGCGGGCACCGCATCCGGGTCGATGGCGACGTTGATGGAGATGCGCTACGTCGCGTTCTCGATGCTTTGGTCCGCCGATGA
- a CDS encoding Xaa-Pro peptidase family protein produces the protein MTMPKGPQAFPRTEYLRRLNTVKSEMARREIEVLVVTAPANITYLSGYTSKSGYVPQGLVVSLDDEEPTFITRRMDGPAAIHQMFINRSHVIGYPETLIANPNRDGYDAIIDFILDKGRTRGIGLEAKLLPASTVEKFKYRSMKAKIVDFTHVVAWIRGVKSDLEIGLMREAAAISDAGMLRAREVIRPGMREADLAAEIIGTLVRGADGKPGTDVASFFLCSTPRTSTCHIRWTEDVFQLGSQINLEFSGVRHGYTSPLMRTMSIGSPSDQITRLHEGEVAGLEAALAAATTGRTCSDVAAAFNSTLKKCGFEKESRCGYAVGIDWTEPTASLKEGDITILKPNMTFHLMLGNWIDEDVGYVISETFRVTDVGGEPFTKLPRELFEV, from the coding sequence GTGACAATGCCAAAAGGTCCGCAGGCGTTTCCCCGCACTGAGTATCTACGAAGATTGAATACCGTTAAGTCAGAGATGGCGCGACGTGAGATTGAAGTGCTCGTGGTAACGGCTCCAGCCAACATTACATACCTTTCAGGATATACGTCAAAGTCTGGGTACGTGCCTCAAGGTTTGGTCGTGTCCTTAGACGATGAAGAGCCGACGTTTATTACACGCCGTATGGACGGCCCAGCAGCTATCCACCAGATGTTTATCAATCGCAGTCATGTGATTGGCTACCCAGAGACGCTCATCGCCAATCCCAACCGGGACGGATATGACGCGATAATCGACTTCATTTTGGACAAGGGGCGGACCCGGGGGATCGGACTTGAAGCAAAGTTGTTGCCAGCGTCGACGGTCGAGAAATTCAAGTATCGATCGATGAAAGCGAAGATTGTCGATTTCACGCATGTCGTCGCTTGGATTCGAGGCGTAAAATCGGATCTGGAAATTGGGCTCATGCGTGAGGCGGCCGCCATTTCCGACGCCGGCATGCTCAGAGCGAGGGAAGTTATTCGGCCAGGCATGCGTGAAGCTGACCTAGCAGCGGAGATTATTGGGACGCTTGTGCGCGGTGCTGATGGTAAGCCCGGCACCGATGTCGCGAGTTTCTTTCTGTGTTCTACGCCGCGCACGTCTACGTGCCACATTCGCTGGACCGAGGACGTCTTCCAGTTAGGTTCACAGATCAACCTCGAATTCAGCGGTGTTCGCCACGGGTATACGTCCCCTCTAATGCGCACAATGTCGATTGGCAGCCCGTCCGATCAAATTACTCGGCTCCATGAGGGAGAAGTCGCCGGTTTGGAAGCCGCGCTTGCCGCCGCCACGACTGGTCGGACTTGTAGCGACGTCGCAGCTGCATTTAACTCCACTCTAAAAAAATGCGGCTTTGAGAAAGAGTCGCGGTGCGGTTATGCCGTGGGGATCGATTGGACAGAGCCAACGGCTAGCCTGAAAGAAGGCGACATTACCATCCTGAAGCCAAACATGACGTTTCACCTGATGCTTGGAAATTGGATCGATGAAGATGTCGGCTATGTGATCAGCGAAACGTTTCGTGTTACCGATGTTGGCGGTGAGCCGTTCACGAAATTGCCGCGCGAGCTCTTTGAGGTTTGA
- a CDS encoding Zn-ribbon domain-containing OB-fold protein, translating into MIGTDLIEESPETKAFWDAVAGGRFVLPRCRLCHRTHWYPRGICPHCFSTELDWHESSGDGEIYSFSVNRMGNEPYVVAYVALSEGPIMLSNVIDADPLTLSIGTRVKVAFRPAIGRLPVPLFVVPSVLSPKL; encoded by the coding sequence ATGATCGGCACAGACCTTATCGAGGAGAGTCCAGAGACCAAGGCGTTTTGGGATGCGGTTGCGGGCGGACGCTTTGTGCTGCCCCGGTGTCGGCTATGCCATAGGACACACTGGTATCCACGAGGCATTTGCCCGCATTGCTTTTCGACTGAGCTGGACTGGCATGAGTCTTCGGGCGACGGTGAGATTTACTCTTTCTCTGTGAACCGGATGGGAAATGAGCCCTATGTGGTTGCCTATGTTGCACTGAGCGAGGGGCCGATTATGCTCAGCAATGTGATTGATGCCGATCCGCTCACGCTCTCGATCGGTACCAGGGTCAAGGTGGCGTTCAGGCCCGCTATTGGGCGATTGCCTGTTCCGCTCTTCGTCGTGCCTTCGGTGCTTAGTCCTAAACTATGA
- a CDS encoding thiolase domain-containing protein has product MALTKQAYIVGIYEHPTRKAPDKSVVQLHAECAAGALADAGLTKDDVDGYFCAGDAPGPGPLTMIDFLNLRVRHCDSTDIGGSAPLLHIAHAAQVIAAGKCSIALVTLAGRPRSERSESHLNTTQPNTMWEAPLQVKTADIYAMCARRHMHDYGTTSEQLAWIKVAASHHAQHNPQAMLRKVTSVEDVLSSPIVSDPLRRFDCCVTSDGGGAIVVTCPEIAMSLKRPRVKVIGAGEAVQGQWAGEVELTASAARQSGAIAFAEAGVRPTDIRYASIYDSFTITVLIALEDLGFCEKGSGGRFVAGGNLISGIGRLPFNTDGGGLCNNHPAMRGGITKVIEAVRQLRGEAHPAVQVDDCALALAHGTGWLMGTRHGSATLILERE; this is encoded by the coding sequence ATGGCTCTCACCAAACAAGCGTACATAGTCGGTATCTACGAGCATCCCACGCGAAAAGCGCCAGACAAGTCGGTTGTGCAACTTCATGCAGAATGCGCTGCCGGCGCCCTCGCCGATGCCGGACTGACCAAAGACGACGTCGACGGCTATTTTTGCGCCGGCGATGCGCCGGGTCCAGGTCCGCTTACGATGATCGATTTCTTGAATCTAAGAGTGCGGCATTGTGATTCAACCGATATTGGCGGTTCGGCACCTCTGCTGCACATCGCTCACGCGGCGCAAGTTATCGCAGCCGGAAAGTGTAGTATCGCTTTGGTCACCCTGGCCGGGCGCCCTCGCAGCGAACGAAGCGAGTCACATCTGAACACCACCCAGCCGAACACGATGTGGGAGGCGCCGCTCCAAGTTAAGACGGCAGACATTTATGCAATGTGCGCACGCCGTCACATGCACGACTATGGGACCACAAGCGAGCAGCTCGCATGGATCAAGGTCGCTGCATCTCACCACGCGCAGCACAATCCACAAGCCATGCTCCGAAAGGTGACTTCTGTGGAAGACGTGTTGTCGTCTCCCATCGTCTCCGACCCTCTGCGCCGCTTTGATTGTTGTGTGACATCTGACGGTGGCGGTGCCATTGTGGTGACCTGCCCTGAGATCGCAATGAGTCTCAAGCGCCCACGGGTGAAGGTAATTGGGGCGGGCGAAGCAGTTCAAGGGCAGTGGGCGGGCGAGGTCGAGCTCACTGCTTCGGCAGCCAGGCAATCGGGCGCCATCGCTTTCGCCGAGGCCGGTGTCAGGCCAACCGATATTCGCTACGCGTCAATCTACGACAGCTTCACGATTACTGTCCTCATTGCGTTGGAGGATCTTGGATTTTGCGAAAAGGGATCCGGCGGTCGTTTTGTCGCCGGTGGCAATCTAATCTCCGGTATTGGACGATTGCCTTTCAATACGGACGGCGGTGGCCTCTGCAACAACCATCCAGCGATGCGGGGTGGTATCACCAAGGTGATCGAAGCTGTCCGTCAGCTGCGGGGTGAGGCGCATCCAGCTGTTCAGGTCGATGATTGCGCGCTCGCGCTTGCGCACGGGACTGGATGGTTGATGGGCACTCGCCACGGCAGCGCCACCCTCATCCTGGAACGGGAGTGA
- a CDS encoding 3-hydroxyacyl-CoA dehydrogenase NAD-binding domain-containing protein, which yields MSELVKLKLHEDIAIIAVNNPPVNALSAAVKDGIMESVNVAIAAPEVRGIVLTCAGRSFIAGADINELGRPSRPPTWEELLATMENSPKPIIAAIHGNALGGGLELALACHFRVATEDAKLGLPEVKLGLLPGGGGTQRLPRAVGPELALKMIATGDPILAAEALSRGLIEQIVDNPEVGGKAFARKVLAERRLLRKLRDDDSKLSAARSDRSTFTDMLSSIAKRARGLEAPFAAANVVECAIDLPFEEGSKKERETFNRLVASEQSKAQRYAFFAEREARKIPDLPVDTKARSVDRVAVIGSGTMGVGIAMSFANTGIPVTLIDTNERHLKRGIGLMQKNWVGSAARGSIPADAPAKRMALINGVIGIDSVKNVDLVIEAVFETMALKKEVFRQLDKYARPGAIIASNTSYLRIGEIADETRRPQDVLGMHFFWPANVMKLCEIVRGPQTAPDTLVTAVSISRQIAKVPVVVGLCHGFVGNRMWDQSDKQRQELLLEGALPQQIDAVMTRFGMPMGPFVMSDMAGMDVGWFARKEQGIKSEIADALCEAGRYGRKTGKGWYKYEGGSRTPIPDPDVERLIEETWARLGRKPRAIGCQEILERLNYPMVNEAARILEEGVASRPSDIDLVWLYGYGWPIYRGGPLYWADQIGLKHVAERLACYANETGDASLEPAPLLKRLVAKGESFASFASIAKAS from the coding sequence GTGAGTGAACTGGTAAAGCTTAAACTTCATGAAGACATCGCGATCATCGCGGTCAACAATCCTCCTGTGAACGCACTGAGCGCCGCGGTGAAAGACGGTATCATGGAATCCGTAAATGTCGCGATTGCCGCCCCCGAGGTAAGGGGAATCGTGCTGACGTGCGCAGGCCGTTCATTCATTGCCGGGGCAGATATCAACGAACTTGGTAGGCCGTCTCGACCGCCGACGTGGGAGGAACTGCTAGCTACAATGGAAAACTCGCCGAAGCCTATCATTGCTGCGATCCATGGCAACGCACTCGGGGGCGGGCTTGAGTTGGCGCTAGCCTGCCATTTCCGGGTTGCGACGGAGGATGCGAAGTTGGGCCTGCCTGAAGTCAAACTGGGGCTCTTGCCTGGTGGCGGCGGCACCCAGCGCCTGCCGCGTGCGGTCGGACCTGAGCTTGCACTGAAGATGATCGCCACTGGCGATCCGATTCTCGCGGCCGAAGCCCTAAGCAGGGGCCTGATCGAGCAGATTGTCGATAATCCGGAGGTGGGCGGTAAGGCTTTCGCGCGCAAAGTGCTGGCCGAGAGGCGGCTGCTGCGCAAATTGCGAGATGACGATTCAAAGCTGTCTGCCGCACGGTCCGATCGCTCGACCTTTACCGATATGCTCTCTTCAATAGCCAAGCGGGCGCGAGGGCTGGAAGCGCCATTCGCCGCTGCCAATGTCGTGGAATGCGCTATCGACCTTCCATTTGAGGAAGGATCGAAGAAGGAGCGCGAGACGTTTAATAGGCTGGTCGCGAGCGAGCAGTCCAAGGCGCAGCGCTATGCGTTTTTCGCGGAGCGCGAAGCCAGGAAGATCCCGGACCTCCCTGTCGATACGAAGGCGCGCTCCGTCGATCGCGTTGCAGTCATCGGCTCCGGAACCATGGGAGTCGGCATTGCAATGTCCTTCGCCAATACCGGCATTCCTGTCACGCTGATTGACACTAACGAACGGCACCTCAAGCGCGGCATCGGCTTGATGCAGAAAAACTGGGTGGGTTCCGCCGCTCGTGGCAGTATCCCGGCCGATGCGCCGGCGAAACGGATGGCGCTGATTAACGGCGTCATCGGTATTGATAGTGTCAAGAACGTTGACCTTGTGATTGAGGCCGTGTTCGAGACTATGGCGCTCAAGAAGGAAGTATTCAGACAGCTCGACAAATACGCTAGACCTGGCGCTATAATCGCTTCTAATACATCGTATTTGCGCATCGGCGAGATCGCCGATGAAACAAGGCGTCCGCAGGACGTGTTAGGGATGCACTTTTTTTGGCCGGCCAATGTAATGAAGTTGTGTGAGATTGTGCGCGGGCCGCAAACGGCGCCGGACACGCTGGTGACCGCCGTTTCAATTTCGCGCCAAATCGCAAAAGTGCCCGTGGTGGTCGGCCTTTGCCATGGGTTCGTCGGCAATCGTATGTGGGATCAAAGCGACAAGCAAAGGCAAGAGCTATTGCTCGAAGGCGCGCTGCCGCAGCAAATTGATGCGGTCATGACGAGGTTTGGAATGCCAATGGGACCATTCGTGATGAGCGACATGGCCGGCATGGATGTCGGGTGGTTTGCTCGAAAGGAGCAGGGCATCAAGTCAGAAATTGCGGATGCCCTATGCGAAGCTGGTCGATACGGTCGAAAGACTGGGAAGGGCTGGTACAAATATGAAGGTGGATCACGTACGCCCATACCGGATCCCGACGTCGAGAGGCTGATAGAGGAGACGTGGGCTCGGCTAGGGCGCAAGCCTCGGGCGATCGGCTGTCAAGAGATTCTTGAGCGTCTAAACTATCCGATGGTCAACGAGGCCGCTCGGATCCTAGAGGAGGGCGTAGCGTCTCGCCCGAGCGACATCGACTTGGTCTGGCTGTATGGCTATGGCTGGCCGATCTATCGCGGCGGCCCGCTGTATTGGGCCGATCAAATCGGCCTGAAGCATGTCGCGGAGCGGCTTGCCTGCTACGCCAACGAGACCGGCGATGCATCACTTGAGCCCGCGCCGCTGCTCAAGCGGCTGGTCGCGAAAGGTGAAAGCTTCGCTTCGTTCGCGTCGATTGCGAAAGCGTCCTGA
- the ectB gene encoding diaminobutyrate--2-oxoglutarate transaminase, which produces MRVFEALESNVRLYSRSFPDVFSRARGSIMLTDSGLEVIDFLSGAGALNYGHNNYNIKAAITEYLSSDAVIHGLDLACPAKREFMETFDSVILRERGLQSYRFQFTGPTGANAIEAALKLSRKITGRQNIISFTHGYHGMSLGATAVTSSRFSRTASGICLFGATLMPYDGYLGPEVDTADYLRKVLLDDSGGIDPPAAILVETVQGEGGINVAGKKWLQSIQAIAKECGALFIVDDIQMGCGRTGEFFSFEFAELSPDIVVMSKSLSGYGLPLSMLLLKKERDAWQPGEHTGTFRGNNLALVSATAAIDIYWRSRTFSEGVQRMGEHMRHRLEAISSEHGGRFVVRGRGMALGFDCQIAETAAATVRKAFEKGLIIERCGPIDQVVKFLPALTIDLETLNQGMDIFEASLAETMKRARGA; this is translated from the coding sequence ATGCGAGTGTTCGAAGCATTGGAGTCGAATGTCCGCTTGTACTCACGTTCGTTCCCGGATGTTTTCAGTCGGGCGCGCGGTTCCATTATGCTAACGGATAGTGGCCTGGAGGTAATTGACTTCCTCTCCGGTGCTGGAGCGCTGAACTACGGTCACAATAATTACAACATCAAAGCTGCGATTACTGAGTATCTCTCGTCGGATGCCGTCATTCACGGACTTGATCTGGCGTGTCCTGCGAAGCGCGAATTCATGGAGACTTTCGACTCTGTCATACTTCGCGAACGCGGTCTGCAGAGTTATCGTTTTCAGTTTACTGGGCCGACAGGCGCGAATGCCATTGAGGCAGCTCTAAAGCTCTCGCGAAAAATCACTGGGCGTCAGAACATCATCTCCTTTACACACGGATATCATGGGATGAGCTTAGGCGCTACTGCCGTGACCAGTAGTCGGTTTTCTCGCACAGCCAGCGGCATATGTTTGTTCGGCGCGACGTTAATGCCTTACGATGGCTATCTAGGGCCAGAAGTAGATACGGCTGACTACTTGCGGAAGGTGTTATTGGACGACAGCGGTGGTATCGACCCTCCAGCTGCTATTCTCGTCGAAACTGTGCAGGGAGAGGGGGGAATAAATGTAGCGGGAAAAAAATGGTTGCAGTCAATCCAGGCCATCGCAAAAGAGTGCGGCGCTCTCTTTATAGTTGACGATATCCAAATGGGTTGCGGTCGCACGGGCGAATTCTTTAGTTTCGAGTTCGCGGAGTTGTCGCCAGATATTGTGGTGATGTCGAAATCGCTAAGTGGGTACGGCCTGCCATTATCAATGCTGTTGTTAAAAAAGGAACGCGATGCGTGGCAGCCGGGAGAACACACTGGCACGTTCCGAGGCAACAACCTTGCCCTTGTATCTGCTACGGCAGCCATAGATATTTATTGGCGCAGCCGGACGTTCTCAGAAGGGGTACAGCGCATGGGAGAGCATATGCGCCACCGGCTTGAGGCGATCTCATCCGAGCACGGAGGCAGGTTTGTTGTTCGCGGACGAGGCATGGCATTGGGGTTTGATTGCCAAATCGCTGAAACCGCGGCGGCGACGGTACGGAAAGCATTTGAGAAGGGATTGATCATCGAACGATGCGGACCCATTGATCAGGTCGTAAAATTCTTGCCGGCGCTCACGATCGACTTGGAGACATTGAATCAGGGCATGGACATATTCGAAGCATCTCTAGCCGAGACAATGAAGCGGGCAAGAGGCGCTTGA
- a CDS encoding LLM class flavin-dependent oxidoreductase, translated as MQFKGRYGMRRNDMKLGLFLVQAGHHEGAWRDPNVPATGGIDIHHYAQMAALAEHAAFHFVFLADCPCVLERDHAHIARVSRNDGFEPLTLLSALSSRSHNIGLVATATTTYHQPYHLARMFASVDHLSQGRAGWNIVTSGAKFEASNFGDKDLPDHDLRYARAREFVQVVKILWDTWEDDAFIRNKQSGIFADTTKLHLPDHRGNYFSVRGPLNIARPPQGYPVLVQAGASDAGVRFAAELAEVIFTSAPSLAQGKRYYATLKEEARGLGRDDDEVLIMPGIIPIVGRTKQEASDKLQRLQSDTHIDVQMGLAERLLGFVIDLRSVNLDSLVPETLPQTNFTQSIQKLLLELAGQKKFTWRQLIRHISDSRTTSMVVGTPDEVADIMVDTFDQRAADGFNVMPATVPGGLKDFIELVVPELRRRGKFRSGYCGQTLRENLGLKRPLNRFTERM; from the coding sequence ATGCAATTCAAAGGAAGGTACGGCATGCGGCGCAATGACATGAAACTCGGACTATTCCTCGTTCAGGCAGGACATCATGAGGGGGCATGGCGCGATCCGAACGTGCCGGCGACCGGTGGAATTGATATCCACCACTATGCTCAGATGGCAGCGCTTGCGGAGCACGCGGCATTTCACTTCGTGTTTCTTGCCGATTGCCCATGCGTATTAGAACGAGATCACGCACATATAGCTCGTGTAAGCCGAAACGATGGATTCGAGCCGCTCACGCTGCTTTCGGCACTTTCATCGAGATCACACAACATCGGCCTTGTCGCGACAGCGACGACCACGTACCACCAACCGTATCACCTTGCTCGCATGTTCGCTTCAGTCGACCACCTATCGCAGGGGCGTGCAGGCTGGAACATTGTCACGTCGGGAGCTAAGTTCGAAGCCTCGAATTTCGGCGACAAGGACCTTCCGGATCATGACCTGCGCTATGCTCGAGCCCGAGAATTCGTGCAAGTTGTAAAGATCCTTTGGGACACGTGGGAGGACGACGCTTTCATTCGTAACAAGCAAAGCGGTATTTTCGCTGACACCACAAAATTGCATCTACCTGACCATCGAGGAAATTATTTCTCAGTCAGAGGCCCACTGAACATCGCAAGGCCGCCTCAAGGATATCCCGTTTTGGTCCAGGCAGGCGCATCCGATGCTGGAGTACGGTTCGCTGCCGAACTCGCCGAGGTCATTTTCACTTCTGCGCCTTCTTTGGCGCAGGGTAAGCGGTACTACGCAACTCTCAAAGAGGAAGCGCGCGGACTTGGGCGCGACGACGATGAGGTGCTAATTATGCCGGGCATTATTCCTATCGTTGGCAGGACTAAACAGGAAGCATCTGACAAGCTTCAAAGATTACAGTCGGATACGCACATTGACGTGCAGATGGGATTGGCTGAGCGCCTTTTAGGCTTTGTCATCGATCTTCGTTCAGTGAACCTCGACTCACTGGTGCCCGAGACTTTACCGCAGACGAATTTCACGCAGAGTATTCAGAAGCTGCTTCTCGAGCTGGCCGGGCAGAAGAAATTCACTTGGAGACAACTGATCCGCCACATATCAGACAGCAGAACCACCTCCATGGTCGTCGGAACTCCGGACGAAGTTGCCGACATTATGGTGGATACATTTGACCAACGTGCGGCTGACGGATTCAATGTAATGCCAGCGACCGTCCCTGGGGGACTCAAGGATTTTATTGAGCTCGTCGTCCCCGAATTGCGCCGACGAGGCAAATTCAGATCCGGATATTGCGGACAAACACTAAGAGAGAATCTCGGTCTCAAGCGGCCGCTCAATCGTTTCACGGAGCGGATGTAA
- the istB gene encoding IS21-like element helper ATPase IstB: protein MLTHPTLHLLTQLGLTGMADAFKSLADNEEVHGLAHAEWLALLLDHEATWRNNRRLALRLRKAKLRHHAVPEDVDYRAPRGLDRRLFDMLLKGDWIKNHENCAIVGPTGVGKSWLGCALGHKACRDNHSVLYTRLPRLLEELDLARGDGRLTSRMKSIAAVELLILDDWGLQAIDANARHYLLEILEDRYGRRSTLVTSQLPIAKWHELINDPTYADAILDRLLHNAHRLELNGDSMRRPPVLPRP from the coding sequence ATGCTGACACACCCCACACTCCACTTGCTTACCCAGCTCGGCCTTACCGGCATGGCCGATGCCTTCAAGAGCCTCGCAGACAACGAGGAGGTCCATGGTCTCGCTCACGCCGAATGGCTGGCGTTGCTACTCGACCATGAAGCGACCTGGCGTAACAACCGGCGCCTGGCGCTTCGTCTTCGTAAGGCAAAGCTGCGTCATCATGCCGTGCCCGAGGATGTCGACTATCGCGCCCCTCGTGGGCTCGACCGCCGCTTGTTCGACATGCTGCTCAAGGGAGACTGGATCAAAAACCATGAGAATTGCGCCATTGTCGGGCCGACCGGCGTCGGGAAAAGCTGGCTTGGATGTGCGCTTGGTCACAAGGCCTGCCGGGACAACCACTCTGTACTTTACACCCGGCTGCCACGGTTGCTCGAAGAACTGGACCTTGCCCGGGGCGATGGCCGACTCACTTCGCGGATGAAGAGCATCGCCGCCGTCGAGCTCCTGATTTTGGACGATTGGGGCCTCCAGGCCATCGACGCCAATGCCCGTCATTATCTGCTCGAAATCCTCGAAGACCGCTACGGCCGTCGATCAACACTCGTCACCAGCCAGCTTCCAATTGCCAAATGGCACGAGCTCATAAATGACCCAACTTACGCTGATGCCATACTTGATCGCCTGCTTCACAACGCTCACAGGCTCGAATTGAACGGTGACTCCATGCGTCGCCCGCCGGTTCTTCCTCGGCCTTGA
- a CDS encoding tyrosine-type recombinase/integrase, with translation MDQTIYSMPLTVPHRDDAPFTDERYRYLRHCAEAGATAASLRVKRNELLRIAAYLGPDASEGIDIEALQRIATERLRLTGAVTAARRVVDIGRPWLRFLGWWREPTAVFQYQSQLDQYVTWMRNERGFTPSTVEQWSRIIGRFLRWCDQTNRQLRDLQPGNVDAYFVTQATGRWSRVSVAGTASALRGFLRYAAKQGMCTDRLAASICRPRLYRQESLPCAPDWCDVQRMLADAKTDNPRDIRDRAILLLLAVYGMRSGEVAALRLDQIDWPGGTLRLFRLKRRQPQIYPLVLSAAEALARYIDTVRPLSSCPEVFLCMHAPRRPLKAGSIYDVANRRFVALGIDAAHRGGHALRHACASRLLAEGLSIKEIGDHLGHRSAASTSIYAKVNMQALREVGAFDLGGLQ, from the coding sequence ATGGATCAGACGATTTATTCCATGCCCTTGACCGTGCCCCACCGTGATGACGCGCCATTCACCGACGAGCGATACCGGTACCTTCGCCACTGTGCAGAAGCCGGCGCGACCGCAGCTTCTCTCAGAGTCAAGCGGAACGAGCTGTTGCGGATTGCCGCATATCTCGGTCCAGATGCTTCGGAGGGCATCGATATCGAGGCGCTCCAACGGATCGCGACCGAGCGTCTGCGCCTGACGGGGGCTGTCACCGCAGCACGAAGAGTGGTCGACATCGGACGACCTTGGCTTCGATTTCTCGGTTGGTGGCGTGAACCAACCGCCGTGTTTCAGTACCAGAGCCAACTCGACCAGTATGTGACATGGATGCGCAATGAGCGCGGTTTCACGCCATCGACGGTGGAGCAATGGAGCCGGATAATCGGTAGGTTCCTACGCTGGTGTGATCAGACAAACCGGCAACTTAGGGATCTTCAGCCTGGGAACGTTGACGCCTATTTCGTCACCCAGGCGACGGGACGATGGTCCCGCGTTTCGGTTGCCGGCACAGCCTCTGCCTTGCGGGGATTTCTGCGCTACGCGGCAAAGCAGGGAATGTGTACGGACCGCTTAGCGGCCTCGATTTGCCGGCCTCGGCTCTATCGACAGGAGTCGCTGCCGTGTGCCCCAGATTGGTGCGACGTGCAGCGCATGTTGGCCGACGCCAAGACTGACAACCCCCGGGACATCCGTGATCGTGCGATCCTGCTGTTGCTCGCGGTCTACGGGATGCGCAGCGGCGAAGTGGCGGCATTGCGCCTCGATCAGATCGACTGGCCCGGTGGGACGCTACGGCTTTTCCGCCTGAAGCGCCGCCAGCCGCAGATCTACCCGCTGGTTCTCTCTGCGGCTGAGGCGCTCGCCCGCTACATCGACACGGTGCGGCCGCTATCATCGTGCCCGGAAGTGTTCCTCTGCATGCACGCGCCCCGTCGACCGCTGAAGGCAGGGAGCATCTATGATGTCGCTAACCGCAGATTTGTTGCACTTGGAATCGACGCTGCCCACCGCGGTGGCCACGCGTTGCGCCACGCCTGCGCGTCCCGGCTTCTTGCCGAAGGTCTGTCGATAAAGGAGATCGGGGACCATTTGGGACATCGCAGCGCGGCGTCAACCAGCATCTACGCCAAGGTGAACATGCAGGCGCTTCGCGAGGTCGGAGCGTTCGATCTGGGAGGCCTCCAATGA